In Perca fluviatilis chromosome 14, GENO_Pfluv_1.0, whole genome shotgun sequence, a genomic segment contains:
- the LOC120572809 gene encoding CD226 antigen-like — MVPLALFFILLTVPVLDFSGDPHKLTLKPGEDVLLHCQVPRDGDIAVIVWSRPDQESQKYVLLYKENRTHEKYQLPSYRGRVELSDPEMKDGDVSVVLKNVSVNDTGTYECGVIISGRPEPEVINTITLNVTDSDPHKLTLKPGEDVLLHCQVPRDGVIAVIVWSRPDQESQKYVLLYKENRTHEKYQLPSYRGRVELSDPEMKDGDVSVVLKNVSVNDTGTYECGVIISGRPEPEVINTITLNVTDSGHAAGGTDGGDKDVGGILRPFLLPVIIVIFIALFVAFKKSSEKPVAAENEKNILFQDSTPFINPPTGQLTALQQQGIGGKYKMTL, encoded by the exons ATGGTTCCTCTCGCGCTCTTCTTCATTCTGTTGACGGTCCCTGTTTTGGATTTCTCTGGCG ACCCACACAAGCTCACATTAAAGCCTGGAGAGGACGTCCTTCTTCACTGTCAGGTTCCCAGAGATGGTGACATCGCAGTGATAGTGTGGAGCAGACCTGACCAGGAGTCACAGAAATATGTTTTACTATACAAAGAGAACCGCACACATGAGAAGTACCAGCTCCCCTCATATCGTGGTCGAGTGGAGCTGAGTGATCCGGAGATGAAGGACGGAGACGTTTCTGTTGTTCTGAAGAACGTCAGCGTCAACGACACCGGAACATACGAATGTGGAGTTATAATCAGCGGGAGACCTGAACCTGAAGTAATCAACACCATCACGCTGAACGTGACCGACTCAG ACCCACACAAGCTCACATTAAAGCCTGGAGAGGACGTCCTTCTTCACTGTCAGGTTCCCAGAGATGGTGTCATCGCAGTGATAGTGTGGAGCAGACCTGACCAGGAGTCACAGAAATATGTTTTACTATACAAAGAGAACCGCACACATGAGAAGTACCAGCTCCCCTCATATCGTGGTCGAGTGGAGCTGAGTGATCCGGAGATGAAGGACGGAGACGTTTCTGTTGTTCTGAAGAACGTCAGCGTCAATGACACCGGAACATACGAATGTGGAGTTATAATCAGCGGGAGACCTGAACCTGAAGTAATCAACACCATCACGCTGAACGTGACCGACTCAG GTCACGCAGCTGGAGGCACTGATGGAGGGGACAAGGATGTAGGAGGCATCCTTAGACCTTTTCTTCTTCCAGttattattgtgatttttattGCTCTGTTCGTTGCCTTTAAGAAGAGCTCAGAGAAGCCTGTTGctgctgaaaatgaaaaaaatatactttttcaAGATTCAACACCTTTTATTAATCCCCCAACGGGGCAATTGACAGCGTTGCAACAGCAAGGGATAGGGGGAAAGTACAAAATGACACTTTGA